The following coding sequences lie in one Enterococcus sp. 9E7_DIV0242 genomic window:
- a CDS encoding amino acid ABC transporter permease, with amino-acid sequence MSFLATASWLDEGPFALHRWRALLTDWRLFADAFLYTIMISIGALALALILGILFGSMSTTHNKLLKAISRVYVEIFQNTPLLIQFVVVYYGFPLIQVNGQPIFVFSAATTAILCVGLYHGAYIAEVVRSGIGAVPKGQFEAAYSQGFTYSETMRYVILPQAWKIMLPPLTNQLVNLIKNTATVAIISGADVMFAANSWSSANLNYIPAFTLAGLLYFILCFPLATFARRMEEKNKKAYSR; translated from the coding sequence ATGTCATTTTTAGCTACGGCCTCCTGGCTAGATGAAGGGCCATTTGCTCTTCATCGCTGGCGAGCGCTTTTAACAGATTGGCGACTGTTCGCGGATGCTTTTCTGTATACGATCATGATTTCAATTGGCGCACTTGCGCTCGCTCTTATTCTCGGCATCCTTTTTGGAAGCATGTCTACCACACACAATAAGCTGCTAAAAGCTATTAGTCGGGTGTATGTTGAAATTTTTCAAAACACGCCACTCTTGATCCAGTTTGTAGTTGTCTACTACGGATTTCCATTGATTCAAGTTAACGGGCAACCAATTTTTGTTTTTTCAGCAGCCACAACAGCCATTCTATGTGTTGGTCTATACCATGGGGCTTACATTGCCGAGGTCGTCCGTTCAGGAATCGGTGCTGTACCAAAAGGCCAGTTTGAAGCAGCCTATTCACAGGGCTTTACTTACAGTGAAACTATGCGTTATGTCATTTTACCGCAAGCTTGGAAAATCATGTTACCGCCATTGACAAATCAATTAGTAAATTTAATTAAGAATACAGCTACTGTAGCGATTATCTCTGGTGCAGATGTTATGTTTGCAGCAAACAGCTGGTCTTCTGCTAATTTGAATTACATTCCGGCCTTCACATTAGCCGGCCTGCTCTACTTCATTCTTTGTTTTCCGTTGGCAACCTTTGCACGTAGAATGGAAGAAAAAAACAAGAAAGCCTATAGCAGATAA
- a CDS encoding amino acid ABC transporter permease has protein sequence MSEQISQIFTANNMKFLFDGLKLTLYISFIAIVLSTIFGTILAVFRNQKRGPLKILASIYIEIVRNIPNLLWIYVIFLIFKIKSTPAGIVSFTVFTSAALAEIIRGGLNGVDTGQKEAARSQGFSKFQIIWYIVLPQAIRNVLPAIVSQFVTVIKDTSFLYSVIALQELFGKSYILMGRYGQTGQVFTIYGIVALIYFTINFAISQFSRWLSRNWAKGY, from the coding sequence ATGTCAGAACAAATCAGTCAAATTTTTACAGCAAATAACATGAAGTTCCTTTTTGATGGTCTGAAGCTTACTTTGTATATCTCATTTATCGCTATTGTATTGAGTACCATTTTTGGAACGATTTTAGCTGTTTTTCGAAATCAAAAGCGAGGCCCTTTAAAGATCCTCGCAAGCATTTATATTGAAATCGTCCGTAACATTCCAAACTTACTTTGGATTTATGTCATCTTTTTGATTTTCAAAATCAAGTCAACTCCCGCAGGCATTGTCAGCTTTACTGTCTTTACTTCGGCGGCACTTGCTGAAATCATTCGTGGTGGTCTAAACGGTGTAGATACGGGACAAAAAGAAGCTGCTCGTTCTCAGGGCTTCAGTAAATTTCAAATCATTTGGTACATCGTACTGCCTCAAGCAATCAGAAATGTATTGCCGGCAATCGTTTCTCAGTTTGTAACGGTTATCAAAGATACCAGCTTCTTGTACTCCGTTATTGCCTTACAGGAGCTTTTCGGGAAATCCTATATCCTTATGGGCCGTTATGGACAAACGGGGCAAGTATTTACAATCTACGGCATCGTTGCTCTTATATACTTCACCATCAACTTTGCAATTTCACAATTCTCAAGATGGTTGTCGCGTAACTGGGCAAAGGGGTATTAA
- a CDS encoding transporter substrate-binding domain-containing protein has protein sequence MKSMKKLIGGLSLLAVLGLFTACGGSEDAATSSGSALDKIKEAGVIKVGIKEDIPNFGYMNPDSNKNEGMEPDIARKIAKELTGSEDNVEFVGVTAKTRGPLLDNGELDMVIATFTITDERKETYNFTTPYYQDEVGFLVRKEDGFTDTASLDGKTIGVAQSATTKDAIIAEGEKIGGITFKFQELGSYPELKTALTSKRIDAFSVDKSILSGYVDEKTEILADGFSPQEYGVATKKSNSDLNDKLDELIKKWEDDGSLEEIYKTWNLD, from the coding sequence ATGAAAAGCATGAAAAAACTAATTGGCGGGTTATCATTATTGGCAGTATTGGGACTATTTACAGCATGTGGCGGCAGCGAAGATGCAGCAACATCAAGCGGCTCAGCCCTTGATAAAATCAAAGAAGCCGGCGTTATAAAAGTTGGAATCAAAGAAGATATTCCAAACTTTGGCTACATGAATCCTGATTCAAATAAGAATGAGGGAATGGAGCCTGATATTGCACGTAAAATTGCAAAGGAACTGACAGGCAGCGAAGATAATGTCGAGTTTGTTGGTGTAACAGCTAAGACACGTGGACCGCTATTAGATAACGGAGAGTTGGATATGGTCATCGCGACATTTACCATTACTGATGAAAGAAAAGAAACCTATAACTTTACTACCCCTTACTATCAAGATGAAGTTGGCTTCCTAGTAAGAAAAGAAGATGGTTTTACTGATACTGCTAGCTTAGATGGAAAAACTATTGGAGTTGCGCAATCCGCAACAACAAAAGACGCAATCATTGCTGAAGGTGAAAAAATAGGTGGAATCACGTTTAAATTCCAAGAGCTTGGCTCTTATCCAGAATTGAAAACGGCACTGACTTCTAAGCGAATCGATGCTTTTTCTGTCGATAAATCGATTCTAAGCGGATATGTAGATGAAAAAACAGAAATCCTTGCAGACGGTTTCTCTCCGCAGGAATATGGTGTTGCAACGAAAAAATCAAATAGTGATTTAAATGATAAGCTGGATGAATTGATCAAAAAATGGGAAGACGATGGTTCTCTAGAAGAAATTTATAAAACTTGGAATTTGGATTAA
- a CDS encoding helix-turn-helix domain-containing protein produces the protein MKKDHLDEIIDAAAFLFITKGFQLTKIKDIAEKAEIATGSIYKYFQSKEDIWITIPIALLDEERKDLLVSQYPINFSDISKQHQVILEKFQQIDQLMEREILGENIELASIIELLVRLMDKYGKFFLLIEKNQKVDKKMTDYYQLYRKKLFSYVHQFFAKQIDNAVFRKIEHLDCHVELVIDSISRLTIHKKYDSFEIEEIDTSLVVAVLVDTFEHAYLVRE, from the coding sequence ATGAAGAAAGATCATTTGGATGAAATAATTGATGCAGCAGCTTTTTTATTTATCACTAAGGGGTTTCAATTAACTAAAATCAAAGATATCGCTGAGAAAGCAGAAATTGCTACAGGGTCAATTTATAAATATTTTCAAAGCAAAGAAGACATTTGGATAACGATACCTATAGCACTTTTAGATGAGGAACGAAAAGATTTACTGGTATCGCAATACCCTATCAATTTTTCCGACATATCGAAACAACATCAAGTAATTCTAGAAAAGTTTCAACAGATAGATCAGCTGATGGAACGGGAAATATTAGGTGAAAACATTGAATTAGCGTCAATCATTGAATTACTTGTGAGGCTCATGGATAAGTATGGAAAATTCTTTTTACTGATTGAAAAGAATCAGAAGGTTGATAAAAAAATGACTGACTATTATCAGCTATATCGGAAGAAATTATTTTCCTATGTGCATCAATTCTTCGCTAAACAAATAGACAATGCAGTTTTCCGCAAAATAGAACACTTGGATTGTCATGTTGAACTTGTCATTGATAGTATTTCTCGATTGACGATCCATAAGAAATACGACTCTTTTGAGATAGAAGAGATAGATACATCGCTTGTAGTAGCAGTGTTAGTTGATACTTTTGAACATGCATATCTGGTGAGAGAATGA
- a CDS encoding ATP-grasp domain-containing protein has product MKILLLDGASLTSRETVTVLGKNSEIDIFSSSKYGISRFSKFCRNYIQGNASNDIRAYLNQIMTLNDTGNYTVVLPIHEEGWLLSWGKERIKSLPLLISSPESYEQVQGKISFARLLDKLEISQPSWCLYPENKNFTLYPSWVKANYGTAGRGVLKVKSESEMAQALHFFENATPDELMVQENIDGDYGQVQAAFQKGKLIAIHSSLKIGTGVGGSAAARISIDSSPFIESVSKIGETIEWNGGITFDFIKNESGFYFIECNPRMVEPGNAAAAGINFPLILIDLTRAKPTLPNLLVGRSGIKTHSTLGLLMGCAEQTGKRRKILKTFFDCIFHLAERKDSTEVLTPIWKDWKSVIPLAVGFIRLLVQPTDVKRMTEDAVAHYQIDRDTIIKLREMLEGS; this is encoded by the coding sequence ATGAAGATTTTACTATTAGATGGGGCAAGTTTGACTTCTAGAGAAACAGTGACTGTTTTAGGAAAGAATAGTGAAATAGATATTTTCAGCTCTTCTAAATATGGGATCAGTCGTTTCAGTAAATTTTGTAGAAACTATATTCAAGGAAATGCATCAAATGATATAAGAGCTTATCTTAATCAAATAATGACGCTGAATGATACGGGAAACTATACAGTCGTATTACCAATACATGAAGAAGGATGGCTGTTATCTTGGGGAAAGGAAAGGATAAAATCTTTACCCTTACTGATTTCTTCCCCCGAATCCTATGAACAGGTTCAGGGGAAAATTTCTTTTGCTCGTCTATTAGACAAGCTGGAAATCTCTCAACCAAGCTGGTGCTTATACCCTGAAAATAAAAACTTCACTTTATATCCAAGTTGGGTCAAAGCCAACTATGGAACCGCAGGACGTGGTGTTCTAAAGGTCAAGAGTGAGTCAGAAATGGCTCAAGCATTGCATTTTTTTGAGAATGCAACGCCTGACGAACTGATGGTACAGGAAAATATTGATGGAGATTACGGCCAAGTGCAAGCGGCTTTCCAAAAAGGAAAATTGATAGCAATACACTCAAGTTTGAAGATTGGCACAGGGGTTGGGGGATCAGCAGCTGCCAGAATCAGTATCGATAGTTCACCGTTTATAGAATCGGTTAGTAAAATTGGGGAAACTATTGAATGGAATGGAGGAATCACGTTTGACTTCATAAAAAATGAAAGCGGTTTTTATTTTATCGAATGTAATCCTAGAATGGTAGAGCCTGGAAATGCGGCAGCAGCGGGTATTAACTTCCCTCTGATTTTAATAGATTTAACACGCGCCAAACCTACCTTACCGAATCTTCTTGTCGGACGATCGGGGATAAAAACACATAGCACCTTAGGATTGCTTATGGGCTGTGCAGAGCAAACAGGAAAAAGAAGAAAAATTCTGAAAACCTTTTTTGACTGTATATTTCATTTAGCAGAGAGAAAGGATAGCACCGAAGTGTTAACGCCGATTTGGAAGGATTGGAAGAGTGTGATTCCTCTAGCTGTAGGATTTATCCGTTTGTTGGTACAGCCAACAGATGTAAAGCGCATGACAGAGGATGCAGTTGCTCATTATCAAATCGATAGAGACACGATTATAAAGTTAAGAGAAATGTTGGAAGGTTCATAA